Genomic window (Pseudanabaena sp. FACHB-2040):
GGGCGGCCCAGTTTCCGGGGTCGCTTACCAGGCGGGCTGTTGCCGGGCCTACTGGGAGGGTGAATTGAACTAGGCTGATGAGCAGATTACTGAGCAAATTTAATGGCTTCTCGATCTAGCGCACTGCGATATTACATCCTGGTGCGGCTGCTGCTGGCACCGCTGATGATCTGGACGATTACGACAGTGGTGTTTCTCCTGCTGAGGGCTACGCCGGGCGATCCGATTGATGCCCTGTTGGGGCCAAGAGCCCCTCAGGAAGCAAAGGATATTCTGCGCGGTCAACTAGGGTTAGATGCCCCGATTTGGCTGCAGTATGTCCGGTACTTGGGCAATTTGCTGCGCTTTGATCTGGGCAGCTCTCTGTCTAGCCAGGGGGAGACCGTCTGGCAAATTATTCAAAACCATTTTCCAGCCACGGTAGAGCTGTCGGTGTGCGGCATGGTGGTGGCGGCAGTGGTGGGGTTGGGGGTAGGTGCGATCGCAGCCTCCCGCCCCAACTCTGCCCTCGATGCGGGCGGGAGGCTGTTTGGCATTCTTACCTACGCGGTGCCGATGTACTGGTTTGGAATGATTCTGCAGCTCATCTTCTCTGTACAGCTAGGCTGGTTTCCGATTGGCACCCGCTACCCGCTGAGCGGGACTGCGCCCCAGGGATTTACCGGGCTGTATCTGGTGGATAGTTTGCTATCAGGCAATTTGGCCCAATTTGGTACGGCAATATACTATCTGGCACTGCCCAGCTTAACCTTGGGCATTTTGATTAGCGGCGTATTTGAGAGAATTGTGCGGGTCAATCTCAAGCAGACGCTGCGGGCAGACTATGTTGAAGCTGCTAGGGCCAGAGGTATTTCGGAAAGAAGGATTGTTACAGCCCACGCACTCAAGAATGCGCTCATTCCTGTCATTACAGTTTTAGGGCTCACCTTTGCCTCTTTGCTCGGAGGCGCTGTGCTGACGGAAGTAACCTTTTCCTGGCCGGGACTGGCGAACCGACTTTACGAAGCAATCTCTGAACGAGATTATCCCGTTGTGCAGGGTTTGATGGTCTTTTTTGCGGTCATAGTGGCAGTCATTAGTATCTTGATCGATATTCTTAATGCCTACATTGATCCCCGCATTCGTTACTAGCTTTGACATGGGATCGGGCCTGCCTTTTCTGCTCAAATTTGCTGAGACCGCTTCTTACTGCAACTCTCATAATAGGGGTT
Coding sequences:
- a CDS encoding ABC transporter permease, coding for MASRSSALRYYILVRLLLAPLMIWTITTVVFLLLRATPGDPIDALLGPRAPQEAKDILRGQLGLDAPIWLQYVRYLGNLLRFDLGSSLSSQGETVWQIIQNHFPATVELSVCGMVVAAVVGLGVGAIAASRPNSALDAGGRLFGILTYAVPMYWFGMILQLIFSVQLGWFPIGTRYPLSGTAPQGFTGLYLVDSLLSGNLAQFGTAIYYLALPSLTLGILISGVFERIVRVNLKQTLRADYVEAARARGISERRIVTAHALKNALIPVITVLGLTFASLLGGAVLTEVTFSWPGLANRLYEAISERDYPVVQGLMVFFAVIVAVISILIDILNAYIDPRIRY